The following proteins come from a genomic window of Triticum aestivum cultivar Chinese Spring chromosome 6A, IWGSC CS RefSeq v2.1, whole genome shotgun sequence:
- the LOC123130303 gene encoding non-specific lipid-transfer protein C6-like, protein MASSSKPCAASVLLLLLALAVATAADAAKKSIASEPKSIFSRPSGAIFPRPAAKHIIASEPTIPRPSAVDVSATCMGSLLELSPCLAFFRDAGTSKAPAGCCKGLGTIVRDQPACLCHIFNRTLERAIGVDIPVDRALALMGDVCGLTLPQDLMSSCGDNGGVPPLYVCPAPSA, encoded by the coding sequence ATGGCGTCGTCTAGCAAGCCCTGCGCCGCCTccgtcctcctcctgctgctggccCTCGCCGTCGCCACGGCGGCCGATGCGGCGAAAAAGAGCATCGCGTCGGAGCCCAAGTCCATCTTCTCGAGGCCGTCGGGAGCCATCTTCCCGAGGCCGGCGGCGAAGCACATCATCGCGTCGGAGCCCACCATCCCGAGGCCGTCGGCGGTGGACGTGTCGGCGACGTGCATGGGGTCGCTGCTGGAGCTGAGCCCGTGCCTGGCCTTCTTCAGGGACGCGGGCACGTCCAAGGCGCCCGCGGGGTGCTGCAAGGGCCTGGGCACCATCGTCCGAGACCAGCCCGCGTGCCTGTGCCACATCTTCAACCGCACCCTAGAGCGGGCCATCGGCGTTGACATCCCCGTCGACCGCGCGCTCGCCCTCATGGGCGACGTCTGCGGCCTCACGCTGCCGCAGGACCTCATGAGCAGCTGCGGCGACAACGGCGGCGTGCCGCCGCTGTACGTGTGCCCGGCGCCCTCGGCCTGA